A region of Shewanella psychromarinicola DNA encodes the following proteins:
- a CDS encoding phospholipase A: protein MIKITQYVGLSLLLLGYSTIAIAEVSLVDERVKGELATSEKPFVITPHKANYLLPVTYQTRTNALPFESKYPDEDFTIDNLEAKFQISFKFPIMYNVFGDNGHLFFAYTNQSYWQVYNEDASSPFRETNHEPEVFMLFNNDWKIGGFTNSFLGIGAVHQSNGQTNQLSRSWNRIYGSAVFDRGPFALGLRVWWRLPEDEKENINVAKGDDNPDINRYMGNFELTGVYGLNEHRFTMLLRNNLRDTNRGAVELTWSYPIIGTLRIYTQYFNGYGESLIDYNHHNQRVGIGIALNDIL from the coding sequence CTGTTGTTACTTGGCTATAGTACGATCGCCATTGCAGAAGTTTCATTAGTCGACGAGCGCGTAAAAGGAGAACTCGCCACATCTGAAAAGCCATTTGTGATCACCCCGCACAAGGCCAATTACCTTCTACCAGTGACTTACCAAACCCGCACTAACGCATTGCCATTTGAGAGTAAATATCCAGATGAAGACTTCACCATTGATAACTTAGAAGCAAAGTTTCAAATCAGTTTTAAATTTCCAATTATGTATAACGTTTTTGGTGATAATGGCCATTTGTTCTTTGCCTACACCAATCAATCTTATTGGCAGGTTTATAACGAAGATGCGTCGTCTCCCTTTCGTGAAACTAACCACGAACCTGAAGTGTTTATGTTATTTAATAATGATTGGAAAATTGGCGGTTTTACTAACTCATTTTTAGGCATTGGCGCGGTACACCAGTCTAATGGCCAGACCAATCAATTGTCACGCAGCTGGAACCGAATTTATGGCAGTGCGGTATTTGACCGTGGTCCATTCGCACTGGGGCTTAGAGTGTGGTGGCGTCTACCAGAAGATGAAAAAGAAAACATTAATGTTGCTAAAGGTGATGATAACCCTGATATCAACCGCTATATGGGCAACTTTGAATTAACCGGAGTTTACGGCTTAAATGAGCATCGTTTTACCATGCTACTGCGTAACAACTTACGCGATACCAATCGCGGCGCTGTTGAATTGACTTGGAGTTATCCGATTATTGGTACATTACGTATTTATACTCAGTACTTTAATGGTTATGGTGAAAGCTTAATTGACTATAATCATCATAATCAGCGTGTTGGTATTGGTATTGCGTTAAATGACATTCTATAA